In Synechococcus sp. RS9909, one genomic interval encodes:
- the aspS gene encoding aspartate--tRNA ligase — translation MRSNGCGDLRKQQIDDQVQLCGWVDRRRDHGGVIFIDLRDRSGTVQVTVDPDLGAEAFAVAEHLRSESVLQVAGTVRARPEESRNERLTTGDVEVLASSITVLNGVKGTLPFPVSIHDEENTREELRLRHRYLDLRRKRMNDNLRLRAHTIQTARRFLEDEGFIEVETPVLTRSTPEGARDYILPSRVCGGEWFALPQSPQLFKQLLMVGGIERYYQVARCFRDEDLRADRQPEFTQLDMEMSFMDQDEILDLNERLISSIWKAVKGVELPRPFPRMTWHDAMERYGTDRPDTRYGMELTNVSDIVASMGFKVFSGAVKAGGSVKCIAVPGGNDAVSNVRIKPGGDVFSEAQQAGAGGLAFIRVREGGDIDTIGAIKDNLSEEQKQELLSRTGAEAGTLLLFGAGDTATVNKALDRVRQVLARELGLVPADRNNDQWNFLWVVDFPMFEFNADENRLEALHHPFCAPNGNDLGSDPAAWAETLPGARAQAYDLVLNGLELGGGSLRIHDSALQRQVLKTIGLPEAEAKEQFGFLIEALDMGAPPHGGLAFGLDRMVMLLAGEESIRDTIAFPKTQQARCLMTAAPAGVSDRQLEELHVASTWVDPE, via the coding sequence TGGCGGAACATCTGCGCAGCGAATCCGTGCTGCAGGTGGCCGGCACGGTGCGCGCCAGACCGGAAGAGTCGCGGAATGAACGCCTCACCACCGGTGATGTGGAAGTGCTGGCCAGCAGCATCACCGTGCTCAATGGCGTGAAAGGCACCCTGCCCTTCCCGGTGTCGATTCACGACGAGGAAAACACCCGCGAGGAACTGCGCCTGCGCCATCGCTATCTCGATCTGCGCCGCAAGCGCATGAACGACAACCTGCGCCTGCGCGCCCACACGATCCAGACCGCGCGGCGCTTCCTCGAAGACGAGGGGTTCATCGAAGTGGAGACCCCGGTGTTGACGCGCTCCACCCCGGAAGGCGCTCGCGACTACATCCTGCCGAGCCGGGTGTGTGGCGGTGAGTGGTTCGCCCTGCCCCAATCGCCCCAGCTGTTCAAGCAACTGCTGATGGTGGGTGGCATCGAGCGGTACTACCAGGTGGCCCGCTGCTTCCGGGACGAAGACCTGCGTGCCGATCGGCAGCCGGAATTCACCCAGCTGGATATGGAGATGAGCTTCATGGATCAGGACGAGATCCTTGATCTGAACGAGCGCCTGATCAGCAGCATCTGGAAGGCCGTGAAGGGCGTGGAGCTGCCCCGTCCCTTTCCGCGGATGACGTGGCACGACGCCATGGAGCGCTACGGCACCGACCGGCCCGACACCCGCTACGGCATGGAGCTCACCAATGTGAGCGACATCGTGGCCAGCATGGGCTTCAAAGTATTCAGCGGTGCCGTCAAGGCCGGCGGTTCGGTGAAATGCATCGCCGTGCCCGGCGGCAACGACGCCGTGAGCAATGTGCGCATCAAACCCGGTGGCGATGTATTCAGTGAGGCCCAGCAGGCGGGCGCCGGCGGCCTCGCCTTCATCCGGGTGCGCGAAGGCGGCGACATCGACACGATCGGCGCCATCAAAGACAACCTCTCTGAAGAACAAAAGCAGGAGCTGCTCAGCCGCACCGGCGCCGAGGCCGGCACCCTGCTGCTGTTCGGCGCCGGCGACACCGCCACGGTGAACAAGGCCCTGGATCGGGTGCGCCAGGTCCTGGCCAGAGAGCTGGGCCTGGTGCCAGCGGATCGCAACAACGATCAGTGGAATTTCCTCTGGGTCGTGGATTTCCCCATGTTCGAGTTCAACGCCGATGAGAACCGCCTCGAAGCGCTGCATCACCCCTTCTGCGCGCCCAACGGCAACGATCTGGGCAGCGATCCGGCCGCCTGGGCCGAGACCCTGCCCGGCGCCCGCGCCCAGGCCTACGACCTGGTGCTCAACGGCCTCGAACTGGGCGGCGGCTCCTTGCGCATCCATGATTCAGCCCTGCAGCGCCAGGTGCTGAAGACCATCGGCCTGCCGGAAGCCGAAGCAAAGGAGCAGTTCGGCTTCCTGATCGAGGCCCTCGACATGGGGGCGCCACCGCACGGCGGCCTGGCCTTCGGCCTCGATCGGATGGTGATGTTGCTCGCTGGCGAAGAATCCATCCGCGACACCATCGCCTTCCCGAAAACGCAGCAGGCACGGTGCCTGATGACCGCCGCACCCGCCGGCGTCTCCGACCGTCAGCTTGAAGAGCTGCACGTAGCCAGCACCTGGGTGGATCCCGAATAG
- a CDS encoding RNA polymerase sigma factor, RpoD/SigA family produces the protein MTTSERSTGVSRSRAGAGNDLLRLYLQDIGRVNLLSNEEEVLLARQVQRREQLLRQERELAEAHPVLRRLLELEELQQREANHHCHWPTRQEWARAAGMSVAELQTILNEGYGTWSRLIELEPCTLKAQLRDGRRARDRMIAANLRLVVTVAKKYQQRGLELLDLVQEGTLGLERAVEKFDPTRGFRFSTYAYWWIRQGITRAIATQSRTIRLPVHVTEKLNRIKRVQQEIASQEGRIATLTDLAQKLGLSEETVRLTLMRVPRSVSLELRVGKEQDTQLGDLLEDGKATPEQELTRDALHHDLEHLLDELTDREAAVIRLRFGLDNDTPCTLAQIGETMALSRERVRQIETRALLKLRQPQRRCKVRDYIQGLDS, from the coding sequence TTGACCACAAGCGAACGATCGACCGGCGTCAGCCGGAGTCGCGCCGGTGCCGGCAACGACCTGTTGCGCCTGTATCTCCAGGACATCGGCCGGGTGAACCTGCTCAGCAATGAGGAGGAGGTGCTGCTGGCCCGGCAGGTGCAACGCCGGGAGCAGCTCCTGCGACAGGAGCGGGAGCTGGCTGAAGCGCATCCGGTTCTGCGCCGTTTGCTGGAGCTGGAGGAACTGCAGCAGCGGGAAGCCAATCACCACTGCCACTGGCCGACCCGCCAGGAATGGGCCCGGGCGGCAGGGATGAGCGTGGCCGAACTCCAGACGATCCTGAACGAGGGCTACGGCACCTGGAGCCGCCTGATCGAGCTGGAGCCATGCACGTTGAAAGCCCAGCTGCGCGATGGACGCCGCGCGCGCGACCGGATGATCGCTGCCAACCTGCGCCTGGTGGTGACGGTGGCGAAGAAGTATCAGCAGCGGGGTCTGGAACTCCTGGATCTGGTGCAGGAGGGCACGCTGGGCCTGGAGCGCGCGGTGGAGAAATTTGATCCCACCCGCGGTTTCCGCTTCAGCACCTACGCCTACTGGTGGATTCGCCAGGGCATCACCCGGGCGATTGCCACCCAGAGCCGCACGATCCGCCTGCCGGTGCATGTGACGGAGAAGCTCAACAGGATCAAACGGGTGCAGCAGGAAATCGCCAGTCAGGAGGGCCGGATCGCCACCCTCACCGACCTGGCCCAGAAGCTGGGGCTCAGCGAGGAGACCGTGCGCCTCACCCTGATGCGTGTGCCCCGCTCCGTGTCTCTGGAGCTGCGGGTGGGCAAGGAACAGGACACCCAGCTCGGTGATCTGCTGGAAGACGGCAAGGCGACCCCGGAGCAGGAACTGACCCGCGATGCCCTGCATCACGATCTAGAGCACCTGCTCGATGAACTCACCGATCGGGAAGCGGCGGTGATCCGGCTGCGCTTCGGGCTGGACAACGACACCCCCTGCACCCTGGCGCAAATCGGTGAAACGATGGCCCTCTCGCGCGAGCGGGTGCGACAGATCGAGACCCGGGCCCTGCTCAAACTGCGCCAGCCCCAGCGGCGCTGCAAGGTGCGCGATTACATCCAGGGTCTGGATTCCTGA
- a CDS encoding Dps family protein, producing MASAPSIDIGIATSQREEIAAGLSRLLADTYVLYGKTHGFHWNVTGPMFNTLHLMFMEQYTELWNALDVIAERIRALGVVAPHGGSTLAGLASIQEADQQPAALAMVRELVAGHEAVARTARSVFPLADAASDEPTADLLTQRLQIHEKTAWMLRSLLEA from the coding sequence ATGGCCAGCGCTCCCTCGATCGACATCGGCATTGCCACCAGCCAGCGTGAAGAGATTGCCGCCGGGCTCAGCCGCCTGCTGGCCGACACCTATGTGTTGTATGGCAAAACCCACGGCTTTCACTGGAACGTGACCGGGCCGATGTTCAACACGCTCCACCTGATGTTCATGGAGCAATACACCGAGCTCTGGAACGCCCTCGACGTGATCGCCGAACGGATCCGCGCCCTCGGCGTGGTCGCTCCCCATGGCGGCAGCACCCTGGCCGGGCTGGCCTCAATCCAGGAAGCGGATCAGCAGCCGGCAGCGCTCGCCATGGTGCGCGAACTGGTGGCAGGCCATGAAGCGGTGGCCCGCACGGCCCGCAGTGTGTTTCCCCTGGCCGATGCCGCCAGCGATGAACCCACGGCCGATCTGCTCACGCAGCGGCTGCAGATTCACGAGAAAACGGCCTGGATGCTGCGCAGCCTTCTGGAAGCGTGA
- a CDS encoding CTP synthase: MAKFVFVTGGVVSSIGKGIVAASLGRLLKSRGYNVSILKLDPYLNVDPGTMSPFQHGEVFVTEDGAETDLDLGHYERFTDTAMSRLNSVTTGSIYQAVINKERRGDYNGGTVQVIPHITGEIRERIHRVAANSGADVVITEIGGTVGDIESLPFLEAIREFRGDVGRHDLAYIHVTLLPYIGTSGELKTKPTQHSVKELRSIGIQPDLLVCRSDREINDELKRKIGGFCGVPQRAVIPSLDADSIYAVPLTLEEEGLCREVLDVLQLTDHESDMTGWSQLVHKLRNPGPAVKVALVGKYVQLNDAYLSVVEALRHACLAQDASLDLHWVCAEEIEGRGPEPLLQGMDAVVVPGGFGNRGVDGKVAAIRWAREQRVPFLGLCLGMQTAVIEWARNQAGLSGASSAELDPGTTHPVIHLLPEQQDVVDLGGTMRLGVYPCRLAPGTMAARLYGAEVVYERHRHRYEFNNAYRSLFLESGYAISGTSPDGRLVELIELPDHPFFTACQYHPEFLSRPGRPHPLFRGLIEAAQQRLA, translated from the coding sequence ATGGCCAAATTCGTCTTCGTCACCGGTGGCGTGGTCTCCAGCATCGGCAAGGGAATCGTGGCCGCCAGCCTGGGGCGCCTGCTCAAATCCCGCGGCTACAACGTTTCGATCCTGAAGCTGGATCCCTATCTGAATGTGGATCCGGGCACGATGAGTCCGTTTCAGCATGGTGAGGTGTTCGTCACGGAAGACGGCGCCGAAACCGACCTCGACCTGGGCCATTACGAGCGCTTCACCGACACGGCGATGTCGCGCCTCAACAGCGTGACCACCGGTTCGATCTACCAAGCGGTGATCAACAAGGAACGGCGGGGCGACTACAACGGCGGCACAGTGCAGGTGATCCCCCACATCACCGGTGAGATTCGCGAACGCATCCATCGCGTCGCCGCCAACTCAGGCGCCGACGTGGTGATCACCGAGATCGGCGGCACCGTGGGCGACATCGAATCGCTGCCTTTTCTGGAAGCGATCCGAGAGTTCCGGGGCGATGTGGGCCGGCATGACCTGGCCTACATCCATGTGACCCTGCTGCCCTACATCGGCACCTCGGGGGAACTGAAAACCAAACCCACCCAGCACTCGGTGAAGGAGCTGCGCTCCATCGGTATCCAGCCCGATCTACTCGTGTGCCGCAGCGACCGGGAGATCAACGACGAACTCAAACGCAAGATCGGCGGCTTCTGCGGAGTGCCGCAGCGGGCCGTGATTCCCTCGCTCGACGCCGACAGCATCTACGCCGTGCCCCTGACCCTCGAGGAGGAGGGCCTCTGCCGCGAGGTGCTGGATGTGCTGCAACTCACTGATCATGAGAGCGACATGACCGGCTGGTCCCAGCTGGTGCACAAGCTGCGCAACCCCGGCCCCGCCGTGAAGGTGGCGCTGGTGGGGAAGTATGTGCAGCTCAACGATGCCTACCTGTCGGTGGTGGAAGCGTTGCGCCACGCCTGCCTGGCCCAGGATGCCTCCCTGGATCTGCACTGGGTCTGCGCTGAGGAGATCGAGGGCCGCGGGCCCGAGCCTCTACTGCAGGGCATGGATGCGGTGGTGGTGCCCGGTGGCTTCGGCAACCGGGGGGTGGATGGCAAGGTGGCGGCGATTCGCTGGGCCCGTGAACAGCGGGTGCCCTTCCTGGGCCTCTGCCTTGGCATGCAAACCGCCGTGATCGAGTGGGCCCGCAACCAGGCGGGGCTGAGCGGCGCCTCCAGCGCCGAGCTGGATCCGGGCACGACCCATCCGGTGATTCACCTGCTGCCCGAACAACAGGATGTGGTGGATCTGGGGGGCACGATGCGACTCGGTGTGTATCCCTGCCGTCTGGCGCCGGGCACGATGGCCGCGCGGCTGTATGGCGCCGAGGTGGTGTACGAGCGGCATCGCCACCGCTACGAATTCAACAACGCCTATCGCAGCCTGTTCCTGGAATCGGGCTATGCGATCAGCGGCACCTCACCGGATGGGCGCCTGGTGGAACTGATCGAACTGCCGGATCATCCCTTCTTCACCGCTTGCCAGTACCACCCGGAATTTCTCTCCCGGCCAGGGCGCCCCCATCCCCTCTTCCGCGGCCTGATCGAAGCAGCGCAGCAGCGGTTGGCATGA
- a CDS encoding 7-carboxy-7-deazaguanine synthase QueE, which translates to MSATLPVVETFHSLQGEGLHAGRSAFFIRLGGCDVGCSWCDTKHSWPAEAHPKRSVDSLAAATAEAAHAGAAFVVLTGGEPLHHQLDALTAAIRRICSLPVHLETSGVDPLSGAPDWVTLSPKRHRPPRAEVLQACDELKVVVHEPADLLFAEVVATQAPQATWLLQPGWSSEAGQELATDMVRGNPRWRLSLQSHKWLGVR; encoded by the coding sequence ATGAGCGCAACGCTGCCCGTGGTGGAAACCTTCCACTCCCTGCAAGGGGAGGGTCTCCATGCCGGCAGAAGCGCCTTTTTCATTCGCCTCGGGGGCTGTGACGTGGGCTGCAGCTGGTGCGATACCAAACACTCCTGGCCAGCGGAGGCCCATCCGAAACGCAGCGTCGACAGCCTCGCCGCTGCCACAGCAGAAGCGGCCCATGCAGGAGCCGCCTTTGTGGTGCTCACCGGCGGTGAACCGCTGCACCACCAACTCGACGCCCTCACCGCAGCGATCCGGCGCATCTGCAGCCTTCCCGTGCATCTGGAAACCAGTGGCGTGGATCCCCTCAGCGGTGCACCCGACTGGGTCACCCTTTCCCCCAAGCGCCATCGCCCGCCACGTGCCGAGGTGCTGCAAGCCTGTGATGAACTCAAGGTGGTGGTGCACGAGCCGGCGGATCTGCTCTTCGCGGAGGTGGTGGCAACCCAGGCACCCCAGGCCACCTGGCTGCTTCAACCGGGATGGAGCAGCGAGGCAGGACAGGAGCTGGCGACGGACATGGTGCGCGGCAACCCGCGTTGGCGCCTCAGCCTCCAAAGCCACAAGTGGCTTGGGGTGCGTTGA
- a CDS encoding ecotin family protein, which yields MAPPAKAIPRLDLSGYPAPAPGLKRWVIQPSGLLPKSSDPRISANPIDWRIQLIVGREVMLDCNLQRLSGPGLTMRRLPQASGRALFEVKGPVMVVSTRKACPPDQKPEPSFLSLGKQPDLVPYNASWPIVVDLPANLALRWRLWKAETLQQPAVQL from the coding sequence ATGGCACCACCTGCAAAGGCGATCCCCCGCCTCGATCTGAGTGGGTATCCTGCGCCGGCCCCCGGTCTGAAGCGGTGGGTGATCCAGCCCTCCGGCCTGCTGCCGAAGAGCTCGGATCCGAGGATTTCTGCCAACCCGATCGATTGGCGCATCCAGCTGATCGTGGGCCGGGAGGTGATGCTGGATTGCAACCTGCAGCGTCTGTCGGGGCCTGGTCTGACGATGCGCCGCCTGCCGCAGGCGTCGGGACGGGCCCTGTTTGAAGTGAAAGGCCCTGTGATGGTCGTCAGCACCCGTAAGGCCTGCCCGCCGGATCAGAAGCCCGAGCCTTCCTTTCTCTCCCTCGGCAAGCAGCCCGATCTGGTGCCTTACAACGCCTCCTGGCCGATCGTGGTGGATCTGCCCGCCAACCTCGCCCTGCGCTGGCGCCTCTGGAAGGCCGAGACCCTCCAGCAGCCAGCGGTGCAGCTGTGA
- the queC gene encoding 7-cyano-7-deazaguanine synthase QueC, producing MTDSIAIALLSGGLDSATAAALAIEAGQRVIGLSFDYGQRHRRELEAARHLANSLGLEEHHTLAVNLASWGGSSLTDRRQELPIEGVQQGVIPSTYVPGRNTVFIAIGLSLAETRGADQLVLGVNAVDYSGYPDCRPDYLAAFQTLANLSSRAGLEGRGPRLWAPLVEWSKQRIVEEALRLGVPIEQTWSCYSGGAVACGVCDSCRIRDEALRAAGRPDLCSPGTP from the coding sequence ATGACCGATTCCATCGCGATTGCCCTCCTCTCGGGCGGGCTTGATTCCGCCACCGCCGCCGCCCTGGCCATCGAAGCCGGGCAAAGGGTGATCGGCCTCTCCTTCGACTACGGCCAGCGCCATCGCCGGGAGCTGGAGGCCGCCCGCCATCTGGCCAACAGCCTCGGCCTGGAGGAACACCACACGCTCGCCGTCAACCTGGCCAGCTGGGGTGGCTCCTCACTGACCGACCGCCGCCAGGAGCTGCCCATAGAGGGGGTGCAGCAGGGTGTGATTCCCTCCACCTATGTGCCTGGGCGAAACACCGTGTTCATCGCCATCGGCCTCAGCCTGGCCGAAACCCGTGGGGCTGATCAGCTTGTGCTGGGCGTGAATGCCGTGGATTACTCCGGTTACCCCGACTGCCGACCCGACTATCTGGCCGCTTTTCAAACCCTGGCCAATCTGAGCAGTCGCGCTGGGCTGGAAGGTCGGGGTCCACGACTCTGGGCACCGCTGGTGGAATGGAGCAAACAGCGGATCGTGGAGGAGGCGCTGAGGTTGGGGGTGCCCATTGAGCAGACCTGGAGTTGCTATAGCGGCGGCGCCGTGGCCTGCGGAGTGTGCGACAGCTGCCGGATCCGTGATGAGGCCCTGAGGGCCGCCGGACGTCCCGATCTCTGCAGCCCTGGCACACCATGA
- a CDS encoding anthranilate synthase component I family protein, with protein MSSGMASCPGLIRKACPWLEPDLLAQALARDHGEEGLIWLDGDGSALGRWLTLAVQPLEQHCCRGLPGDPDARNPFESLRRLPPGHWTGWLSYDAAAWLEPGQPWRPDAMASLWIARHDPVLRFDLQQQELWLEGLDPVRHGAMAHWLESLPRSAASAQAPVPAHSPWQHHSDRRGFMAGVQHIRELISAGDLFQANLTTCSSTQLLEPISNLALFTRLRQRCPAPFAGLVVGAGDAAGEAILSTSPERFLCVGPDGWVETRPIKGTRPRHPDPERDADLAAELICSSKDRAENVMIVDLLRNDLGRVCRPGSVQVPQLVGLESYARVHHLTSVVTGQLQDGADWVDLLEACWPGGSISGAPKLRACQRLGELEPVGRGPYCGSLLRLDWDGRLDSNILIRTVLRRRDQLRVHAGCGIVADSDPATEADELDWKLLPLLEALA; from the coding sequence ATGAGCAGCGGCATGGCCAGCTGCCCCGGGTTGATCCGCAAGGCCTGTCCGTGGCTGGAGCCGGATCTGCTCGCCCAGGCCCTGGCCCGCGACCACGGCGAGGAAGGGCTGATCTGGCTCGATGGCGATGGCAGCGCGCTGGGACGCTGGCTCACCCTGGCGGTACAACCGCTGGAGCAGCATTGTTGCCGCGGCCTTCCGGGCGATCCAGACGCCCGGAACCCGTTTGAGAGCCTGCGCAGGCTGCCCCCGGGCCACTGGACCGGCTGGCTCAGCTACGACGCGGCCGCCTGGCTCGAACCGGGCCAACCCTGGCGACCCGATGCGATGGCCAGCCTCTGGATCGCCCGGCACGACCCGGTGCTGCGCTTCGATCTGCAGCAACAGGAGCTGTGGCTGGAGGGCCTCGATCCCGTTCGTCATGGCGCCATGGCGCACTGGCTGGAGAGCCTGCCTCGCTCCGCTGCATCAGCCCAGGCCCCCGTCCCCGCCCACAGCCCCTGGCAACACCACAGCGATCGCCGTGGCTTCATGGCCGGGGTGCAACACATCCGCGAACTGATCAGCGCCGGCGATCTGTTTCAGGCCAATCTCACCACCTGCAGCAGCACGCAACTGCTGGAGCCGATCAGCAACCTGGCCCTGTTCACACGCCTGCGCCAGCGCTGCCCCGCCCCCTTTGCTGGCCTGGTGGTGGGGGCGGGCGACGCCGCCGGTGAGGCGATTCTGTCGACATCACCCGAGCGGTTCCTCTGCGTGGGGCCCGACGGTTGGGTGGAGACCCGCCCGATCAAAGGCACCCGGCCCAGGCATCCCGATCCGGAACGGGATGCGGATCTGGCGGCGGAGCTGATCTGCAGCAGCAAGGACCGGGCCGAGAACGTGATGATCGTGGACCTGCTGCGCAACGACCTCGGCCGGGTGTGCCGACCGGGGTCGGTGCAGGTGCCGCAACTGGTGGGGCTGGAGAGCTACGCGCGCGTGCATCACCTCACCTCCGTGGTCACCGGTCAACTCCAGGACGGCGCCGACTGGGTGGATCTGCTGGAAGCCTGCTGGCCGGGCGGCTCGATCAGTGGCGCCCCGAAACTGCGCGCCTGCCAGCGCCTCGGCGAACTGGAGCCGGTGGGGCGCGGTCCTTACTGCGGTTCGCTGCTGCGCCTCGATTGGGATGGTCGCCTCGACAGCAACATCCTCATCCGCACCGTGTTGCGCCGCCGCGACCAGCTCCGGGTGCATGCCGGATGCGGCATCGTTGCCGATTCCGATCCAGCCACAGAAGCCGACGAACTGGATTGGAAGCTGCTGCCCCTGCTGGAGGCCCTGGCATGA
- a CDS encoding aminotransferase class IV, with protein sequence MISWCNGAWGSDQELMLPLSDRGLQLADGLFETVLVQGGRPRLLDAHLQRWHTSAAQLGMAAPPKAEWLKGLIAEAMARSGIGSGCGALRLNWSRGDGPERGIDLPQGDPSADSHRFWLSLHPHTPHFSAVAAWISRHERRNASSRLSRCKSFAYDQAIQARREAQQQGADEALLLSTSGELCCGSTANLLVKRGEAWWTPPLSSGCLPGVMRGRALALGLAREQRLDPQPDPNDAWLLINSLGCRPLRSVDGQPLNAQVDARALWTRLLDQGDQG encoded by the coding sequence ATGATCAGCTGGTGCAACGGCGCCTGGGGCAGCGACCAGGAGCTGATGCTGCCCCTCAGCGACCGGGGCCTGCAGCTGGCGGACGGCCTGTTTGAAACGGTGCTCGTGCAGGGCGGCCGCCCCAGGCTTCTGGACGCGCACCTGCAGCGCTGGCACACCAGTGCCGCCCAGCTCGGCATGGCGGCACCCCCGAAGGCGGAATGGCTGAAGGGCCTGATCGCAGAAGCGATGGCCCGCAGCGGCATCGGCAGCGGCTGCGGCGCCCTGCGGCTCAACTGGAGCCGAGGGGATGGCCCGGAACGCGGCATCGACCTCCCGCAAGGCGATCCCTCAGCCGACTCCCACCGCTTCTGGTTGAGCCTGCACCCCCACACACCACACTTCAGCGCCGTGGCCGCCTGGATCAGTCGCCATGAACGCCGGAACGCCTCCAGCCGCTTGAGCCGCTGCAAAAGCTTCGCCTACGACCAGGCGATCCAGGCGCGGCGAGAAGCTCAGCAGCAGGGTGCCGATGAGGCCCTGCTGCTGAGCACCTCAGGAGAGCTCTGCTGCGGCAGCACGGCCAATCTGCTGGTGAAACGTGGGGAAGCCTGGTGGACGCCACCCCTCAGCAGCGGCTGTTTGCCGGGGGTAATGCGCGGCCGGGCACTGGCGCTGGGCCTTGCGCGCGAACAACGCCTGGACCCCCAGCCCGATCCCAACGACGCCTGGCTGCTGATCAACAGCCTGGGCTGCCGCCCCCTGCGCAGCGTGGATGGCCAGCCCCTGAACGCCCAGGTGGATGCGCGCGCCCTCTGGACCAGGCTTCTCGATCAGGGCGATCAGGGATGA
- a CDS encoding APC family permease: MELKRDLGVSTLILAVVTSTIGSGWLFAPYFSARSAGPASLVAWVAGGAMAFVLALVFAELGALVNSSGALAQIPMLSHGRLSGFIGGWSAWISYVSLPTIEVLALLQYLASSLPWLTRDQGTLQVLSGAGQLVAVVLLVLFTWINLAGVSRLAHWIDSLTIWKLIVPVLVSVTLMLLSGHWGNLGVKVTMGQGALVDAIGSGGILFSLLGFRTAMDLAGEARRPQRDVPLAMGVGLGLCLVIYLILQLAFLVSVPQADLQSGWTALTLTAHGGPMVALALGLGLGWVATLLLIDAVISPGATALTYVGVSARVSWMMGECGLLPKGLGRLNSRGVPHWALISSLVVGSALLWIGPSWQTVVSFLTSTLVIALAMGPVSLLALRRQLPAEQRPFRIPQATLLCSIAFVMATWATSWCGRQALEGAVTVILIPTLIYAVNRWRQHQPIDLRSGLWWALYLGVLLLDMELFSNGQPLELPALMHMLVLAGLALLILPLAVNSALPEISRHALTNLGQAEHAP, encoded by the coding sequence ATGGAACTGAAGCGGGATCTGGGGGTCAGCACCCTCATCCTGGCGGTGGTGACCAGCACGATCGGATCGGGCTGGCTCTTCGCGCCGTATTTCTCCGCCCGCAGCGCCGGGCCAGCCAGTTTGGTGGCCTGGGTCGCCGGTGGCGCCATGGCCTTCGTGCTGGCCCTGGTGTTCGCCGAACTCGGCGCCCTGGTCAACAGCTCCGGTGCCCTGGCCCAGATCCCCATGCTCAGCCATGGCCGCCTTTCCGGCTTCATCGGCGGCTGGAGCGCCTGGATCTCCTATGTGTCCCTCCCCACGATCGAAGTGCTCGCCCTGCTCCAGTACCTGGCCAGCAGCCTGCCCTGGCTCACCCGCGACCAGGGAACCCTGCAGGTGCTCAGCGGCGCCGGTCAACTGGTGGCTGTGGTTCTGCTGGTGCTGTTCACCTGGATCAACCTGGCCGGCGTCAGCCGACTCGCCCACTGGATCGACAGCCTCACGATCTGGAAACTGATCGTGCCGGTGCTGGTGTCGGTGACCCTGATGCTGCTCTCGGGCCACTGGGGCAATCTGGGCGTGAAAGTGACGATGGGGCAAGGTGCCCTGGTGGATGCGATCGGCAGCGGCGGCATTCTCTTCAGCCTGCTGGGCTTCCGTACGGCGATGGATCTGGCCGGCGAAGCGCGCCGCCCCCAGCGCGATGTGCCCCTGGCGATGGGGGTTGGCCTCGGCCTGTGCCTGGTGATCTACCTGATCCTGCAACTGGCCTTCCTCGTGAGCGTGCCCCAGGCCGATCTCCAGAGCGGCTGGACCGCACTGACCCTCACGGCCCATGGCGGCCCGATGGTGGCCCTCGCCCTCGGACTGGGCCTGGGCTGGGTGGCCACCCTGCTGCTGATCGATGCGGTGATCTCACCGGGAGCCACGGCCCTCACCTATGTGGGGGTGTCGGCGCGGGTGAGCTGGATGATGGGGGAGTGCGGCCTGTTGCCGAAAGGACTTGGACGGCTCAACAGCCGCGGCGTTCCCCACTGGGCTCTGATCAGCAGCCTGGTGGTGGGCTCCGCCCTGCTCTGGATCGGGCCGAGCTGGCAGACCGTGGTGAGCTTTCTCACCTCCACCCTGGTGATCGCCCTGGCCATGGGTCCCGTCAGCCTGCTGGCCCTGCGCCGGCAGCTACCGGCGGAACAGCGACCGTTCCGGATTCCCCAGGCCACCCTGCTGTGCAGCATCGCCTTTGTGATGGCGACCTGGGCCACCAGCTGGTGCGGTCGCCAGGCGCTCGAAGGCGCGGTGACCGTGATCCTGATCCCCACCCTGATCTATGCGGTGAACCGCTGGCGCCAGCACCAACCGATCGACCTGCGCTCCGGCCTGTGGTGGGCCCTCTATCTGGGGGTGCTGCTACTCGACATGGAGCTCTTCAGCAATGGGCAGCCGCTGGAACTCCCGGCACTGATGCACATGCTCGTGCTGGCAGGCCTGGCGCTGCTGATCCTGCCCCTGGCGGTGAACAGCGCTCTGCCCGAGATCTCGCGCCATGCCCTCACCAACCTGGGACAAGCCGAGCACGCACCCTGA